The Clarias gariepinus isolate MV-2021 ecotype Netherlands chromosome 4, CGAR_prim_01v2, whole genome shotgun sequence genome window below encodes:
- the them4 gene encoding acyl-coenzyme A thioesterase THEM4 isoform X1, translated as MIRYLQTARRFIPHCHVCCPRVFSNSPELRYTAPRSARGLSKMSLWPFNVSPRDFSQPNVSWNAEMQKVYDHYNALCEVKAEESEQKRSWRKLPSYNRTLKYVTGGVYLSKMIQSKARLFTRNIKEHGAAFEYVVFMNKQEKRCVCVFQPGHLLEGPPGHVHGGAIATMIDTVTGTLAGYLVGPVMTANLNINYRSPVPLGSVVVLHSALDRIEGKKLFVTCTVTSTDESKIHTESTALFISFKMGSLFGTT; from the exons ATGATACGCTATTTACAAACCGCGAGGAGGTTTATTCCTCATTGCCACGTGTGTTGCCCTCGTGTTTTCTCTAACAGCCCAGAGCTCCGTTACACAGCACCCCGGAGCGCGCGAGGCCTGTCG AAGATGTCGCTCTGGCCCTTCAATGTGAGCCCGCGGGACTTCAGCCAGCCCAATGTATCCTGGAATGCAGAGATGCAGAAAGTTTACGATCATTATAATGCACTATGTGAGGTTAAGGCTGAAGAAAGTGAGCAGAAGCGGTCTTGGCGCAAGCTTCCTAGTTACAACCGCACTCTCAAATATGTCACAG GAGGcgtgtacttgagtaaaatgaTCCAGTCGAAGGCTAGACTCTTCACAAGGAACATCAAAGAGCATGGAGCAGCGTTCGAGTATGTGGTTTTCATGAACAAACAGGAGAaaagatgcgtgtgtgtgtttcaaccTGGGCATCTACTGGAGGGACCTCCAGG ACATGTGCACGGTGGAGCAATCGCCACCATGATCGATACAGTGACAGGCACTCTCGCTGGTTACCTGGTTGGGCCTGTTATGACTGCAAACCTCAATATCAACTATCGCAG TCCAGTACCACTGGGTAGTGTGGTTGTCCTTCACAGTGCTCTGGATCGGATTGAGGGCAAAAAACTCTTTGTAACCTGTACAGTGACCAGCACTGATGAATCCAAAATACACACCGAGTCAACAG CGCTATTTATATCTTTTAAAATGGGCAGTTTGTTTGGGACAACTTAA
- the them4 gene encoding acyl-coenzyme A thioesterase THEM4 isoform X2, whose translation MIRYLQTARRFIPHCHVCCPRVFSNSPELRYTAPRSARGLSMSLWPFNVSPRDFSQPNVSWNAEMQKVYDHYNALCEVKAEESEQKRSWRKLPSYNRTLKYVTGGVYLSKMIQSKARLFTRNIKEHGAAFEYVVFMNKQEKRCVCVFQPGHLLEGPPGHVHGGAIATMIDTVTGTLAGYLVGPVMTANLNINYRSPVPLGSVVVLHSALDRIEGKKLFVTCTVTSTDESKIHTESTALFISFKMGSLFGTT comes from the exons ATGATACGCTATTTACAAACCGCGAGGAGGTTTATTCCTCATTGCCACGTGTGTTGCCCTCGTGTTTTCTCTAACAGCCCAGAGCTCCGTTACACAGCACCCCGGAGCGCGCGAGGCCTGTCG ATGTCGCTCTGGCCCTTCAATGTGAGCCCGCGGGACTTCAGCCAGCCCAATGTATCCTGGAATGCAGAGATGCAGAAAGTTTACGATCATTATAATGCACTATGTGAGGTTAAGGCTGAAGAAAGTGAGCAGAAGCGGTCTTGGCGCAAGCTTCCTAGTTACAACCGCACTCTCAAATATGTCACAG GAGGcgtgtacttgagtaaaatgaTCCAGTCGAAGGCTAGACTCTTCACAAGGAACATCAAAGAGCATGGAGCAGCGTTCGAGTATGTGGTTTTCATGAACAAACAGGAGAaaagatgcgtgtgtgtgtttcaaccTGGGCATCTACTGGAGGGACCTCCAGG ACATGTGCACGGTGGAGCAATCGCCACCATGATCGATACAGTGACAGGCACTCTCGCTGGTTACCTGGTTGGGCCTGTTATGACTGCAAACCTCAATATCAACTATCGCAG TCCAGTACCACTGGGTAGTGTGGTTGTCCTTCACAGTGCTCTGGATCGGATTGAGGGCAAAAAACTCTTTGTAACCTGTACAGTGACCAGCACTGATGAATCCAAAATACACACCGAGTCAACAG CGCTATTTATATCTTTTAAAATGGGCAGTTTGTTTGGGACAACTTAA
- the them4 gene encoding acyl-coenzyme A thioesterase THEM4 isoform X3, which yields MSLWPFNVSPRDFSQPNVSWNAEMQKVYDHYNALCEVKAEESEQKRSWRKLPSYNRTLKYVTGGVYLSKMIQSKARLFTRNIKEHGAAFEYVVFMNKQEKRCVCVFQPGHLLEGPPGHVHGGAIATMIDTVTGTLAGYLVGPVMTANLNINYRSPVPLGSVVVLHSALDRIEGKKLFVTCTVTSTDESKIHTESTALFISFKMGSLFGTT from the exons ATGTCGCTCTGGCCCTTCAATGTGAGCCCGCGGGACTTCAGCCAGCCCAATGTATCCTGGAATGCAGAGATGCAGAAAGTTTACGATCATTATAATGCACTATGTGAGGTTAAGGCTGAAGAAAGTGAGCAGAAGCGGTCTTGGCGCAAGCTTCCTAGTTACAACCGCACTCTCAAATATGTCACAG GAGGcgtgtacttgagtaaaatgaTCCAGTCGAAGGCTAGACTCTTCACAAGGAACATCAAAGAGCATGGAGCAGCGTTCGAGTATGTGGTTTTCATGAACAAACAGGAGAaaagatgcgtgtgtgtgtttcaaccTGGGCATCTACTGGAGGGACCTCCAGG ACATGTGCACGGTGGAGCAATCGCCACCATGATCGATACAGTGACAGGCACTCTCGCTGGTTACCTGGTTGGGCCTGTTATGACTGCAAACCTCAATATCAACTATCGCAG TCCAGTACCACTGGGTAGTGTGGTTGTCCTTCACAGTGCTCTGGATCGGATTGAGGGCAAAAAACTCTTTGTAACCTGTACAGTGACCAGCACTGATGAATCCAAAATACACACCGAGTCAACAG CGCTATTTATATCTTTTAAAATGGGCAGTTTGTTTGGGACAACTTAA